The Terriglobales bacterium genome includes a region encoding these proteins:
- the aceA gene encoding isocitrate lyase — protein sequence MIRTQEINQNGNGTRWAGIIRPYSNHDVDRLRGTVRIEYSLARAGAEKLWKLLHDEPYIAALGALTGNQAVEMAAAGLKAIYLSGWQVAADANLSGQMYPDQSLYPANSVPAVVRAINNALVRADQIAHSEGRDGIDWMLPIVADAEAGFGGCLNAFELMKAMIEAGAAAVHFEDQLSSAKKCGHLGGKVLVPTQEAVQKLVAARLAADVLGVPTLIVARTDANSAQLLTSDCDPCDREFITGARTVEGFYCMRGGLDAAIARGLVYAPYADLIWCETSEPNMKEARRFADAIHAEFPGKLLAYNCSPSFNWKAKLSETEIADFQRELGKMGYKFQFVTLAGFHALNLSMFELARDYAHSGMSAYSQLQQREFQMGEKHGYGAVKHQRFVGTGYFDSVATVISSGQTSTCALAGSTETEQFEATPTHRHAGAIRTNGHVRNGNGHSHTNGSAPSFHAEESFPATEEEEIALMPSGD from the coding sequence ATGATTCGGACTCAGGAAATAAATCAAAACGGGAATGGCACACGCTGGGCGGGCATTATTCGTCCGTATTCAAATCACGACGTAGATCGCTTGCGGGGAACGGTCCGAATCGAGTACTCGCTGGCCCGGGCCGGCGCCGAAAAGCTCTGGAAACTCTTGCACGACGAGCCATATATTGCCGCTCTCGGCGCACTGACCGGAAACCAGGCTGTCGAGATGGCTGCGGCTGGTCTGAAGGCAATCTACCTTAGCGGATGGCAGGTGGCAGCAGACGCCAACCTCAGCGGGCAGATGTATCCTGACCAGAGTCTTTACCCCGCGAACAGCGTGCCCGCCGTTGTGCGCGCCATCAACAACGCTCTTGTCCGTGCGGATCAGATTGCGCACAGCGAAGGGCGCGACGGCATCGATTGGATGCTGCCCATCGTCGCCGACGCCGAAGCCGGATTCGGCGGATGTCTGAACGCGTTCGAATTGATGAAAGCCATGATCGAAGCCGGCGCGGCTGCCGTGCATTTCGAAGATCAGCTTTCTTCCGCGAAGAAGTGCGGACACCTTGGTGGGAAGGTTCTCGTTCCCACGCAGGAAGCCGTTCAGAAGCTGGTCGCAGCCCGTCTAGCAGCCGATGTTCTCGGAGTGCCGACGCTGATAGTCGCGCGCACCGATGCCAATTCGGCACAACTGCTCACCAGCGACTGCGATCCATGCGACCGTGAGTTCATCACCGGCGCGCGCACCGTGGAAGGCTTTTACTGCATGCGCGGCGGACTCGACGCCGCTATCGCGCGCGGTCTCGTCTATGCTCCCTACGCCGACTTGATCTGGTGTGAGACTTCGGAACCCAACATGAAAGAGGCGCGCCGCTTCGCCGATGCCATTCACGCCGAGTTCCCGGGCAAGCTGCTTGCGTACAACTGCTCGCCGTCATTCAATTGGAAGGCGAAGCTCTCCGAAACCGAGATCGCCGACTTCCAACGCGAGCTAGGCAAGATGGGCTACAAGTTTCAGTTCGTGACGCTCGCTGGATTCCACGCGCTGAACCTCTCCATGTTCGAGCTGGCGCGTGACTACGCGCACAGCGGAATGTCTGCCTACTCGCAGCTTCAGCAGCGCGAATTCCAAATGGGGGAGAAGCATGGCTACGGCGCGGTGAAGCATCAACGCTTTGTCGGAACCGGATACTTCGACTCCGTCGCCACTGTGATTTCCTCGGGACAGACATCGACGTGCGCTTTGGCGGGATCCACGGAAACAGAGCAGTTCGAGGCAACGCCGACCCATCGTCATGCAGGCGCGATCCGAACCAACGGTCACGTCAGGAACGGCAATGGCCACTCACACACAAATGGATCGGCGCCGAGCTTCCATGCGGAGGAAAGCTTTCCTGCAACTGAAGAGGAAGAAATCGCGTTAATGCCTTCAGGCGACTAA
- a CDS encoding slipin family protein, protein MWNINQNRISGTALALCVISIGIGFALMMALGSRTGFYVCLAVGIYLLFAIKVADQWEKVAVLRFGRYVGLRGPGLFHVVPIVDRLSRFVDQRIRVASVTAESTLTRDTVPVNVDAIVFWMVWNAEKSILEVEDFVQAITMSAQTGLRESIGRHELSQMITERETLGRELQRILDEKTNPWGITVQSVEIRDVRIPQALEDAMSRQAQAERERQARIILGQAETEISDKFSQAAATYQDNPVALHLRAMNMLYEAIKERGSMVIVPSSAVETMGLGGSLATAALGGAKP, encoded by the coding sequence ATGTGGAACATCAATCAAAATCGGATCAGCGGCACGGCGCTGGCGTTATGCGTCATCTCCATCGGAATCGGATTTGCGCTGATGATGGCGCTGGGCAGCCGCACGGGTTTTTATGTGTGCCTGGCGGTGGGAATTTACCTGCTGTTTGCCATCAAGGTCGCTGATCAGTGGGAGAAGGTGGCCGTGCTGCGCTTCGGACGCTACGTTGGCCTGCGCGGGCCAGGCCTGTTCCACGTCGTTCCCATTGTGGATCGCCTGAGCCGCTTCGTCGATCAGCGTATCCGCGTCGCCAGCGTAACCGCTGAATCGACACTCACGCGCGATACCGTCCCGGTGAATGTGGACGCAATCGTCTTCTGGATGGTGTGGAACGCGGAGAAGTCAATTCTCGAAGTTGAAGACTTCGTGCAGGCGATCACGATGAGCGCGCAAACTGGACTGCGCGAGTCAATCGGTCGTCACGAACTTTCGCAGATGATCACCGAACGCGAGACGCTCGGCCGCGAGTTGCAGCGCATCCTGGACGAGAAGACGAATCCATGGGGAATCACCGTACAGTCAGTAGAGATTCGCGATGTACGCATCCCCCAGGCGCTCGAAGACGCGATGTCGCGTCAGGCCCAGGCAGAACGCGAGCGACAGGCACGTATCATTTTAGGTCAAGCTGAAACCGAGATCTCCGACAAGTTCTCGCAGGCTGCGGCGACTTATCAGGACAATCCTGTCGCGCTGCATCTGCGCGCGATGAACATGCTTTACGAAGCCATCAAAGAGCGCGGCTCGATGGTGATTGTGCCTTCGTCGGCAGTCGAGACGATGGGGTTGGGTGGAAGTCTTGCAACGGCGGCTTTGGGCGGCGCGAAACCCTAG